GTACTCGATCAGGGTGACATGAGCGACGAGGCCGGCAAGGTCGATCGCGGCCTCCACACCGGAGTTGCCGCCGCCGATCACCGCCACGCGCTTGCCCTTGAAGAGCGGCCCGTCGCAATGGGGGCAGTAGGCGACGCCCTTGTTCCTGTATTCCTGCTCGCCCGGCACGTTCATCTGCCGCCAGCGGGCGCCGGTCGCCAGGATGACGGCCCGCGCCCTGAGGCTCGCCCCATTCTCCAGCACGAGCTCGTGAAGCCCGCCATCGATCTTTGTCGGCGCCAGCCTGATCGCCCTTTGCAGGTTCATGATGTCCACGTCGTACTGGCGGACATGCTGTTCGAGATGGTTGGCCAGTTGAGGCCCCTCGGTGTGCGGAACCGAGATGAAATTCTCGATCGCGGCGGTGTCGAGCACCTGTCCACCGAAACGCTCGGCCACGATCCCGGTGCGTATGCCCTTGCGCGCCGCATAGATGGCCGCGGCAGCACCGGCCGGTCCGCCGCCCACGACCAGAACGTCGAAGGGCTCTTTCGCCTTGATTCGCTCGGCGGCACGCTGTCCAGCGCCCGTGTCGAGCTTGGTGACGATTTCCTCCAGCTCCATCCGCCCCTGGCCGAATCTCTGACCGTTGAGGAAGACGACGGGGACGGCCATCACCTGCCTGTCCTTGACCTCTTGCCGGAACAGCGCGCCATCGATCGCGGTGTGCTGAATCCGATGATTGAGAACGGCCATTAGGTTCAGGGCCTGGACGACGTCGGGGCAGCTTTGGCACGACAGGGCGAAATAGGTCTCGAAGTGATAGTCGCCCTCGAGTTGCTCGACCTGCCGCAGGATGTCCTTCGCGGCCTTGGACGGATGCCCGCCGACATGCAGCAGGGCCAGCACCAGCGACGTGAACTCATGACCGAGCGGAATGCCCGCGAAACGCACGCCGATCCCGGTTCCCTGCCGCCGGATCAGGAAGCTTGGCTGGCGATCGTTATCCGCATCGGCGCCGCGGACGACCTTGCCGTTTGAGAGGCTGACGACCTCGTCGAGAAGCGCGATGAGCTCCTGCGCCTTGGGCCCGCTGCCGGGGGTCGCGAGCAGTTCGATCGGATGGACGATATTGGTGAGATAGGTCTTGAGCTGGGATTTGAGCGCGGCGTCCAACATGACGGCCTCTTTCTGATGTGGTTCGGCAGTCCGTGGGACTGCATTGCAAGCTATGAGGGTATCGTCTGCGTCGATCCTGGCGGGCTTGAGCTAGATCTTGCCGACCAGATCGAGCGAGGGGGCGAGCGTCGTCTCGCCTTCTTCCCATTTCGCCGGGCAGACCTCGCCGGGATGCGCCCGGACATATTGCGCGGCGCGCACCTTGCGCAGCAGTTCGGCGGCGTTACGGCCGATCCCTTCGGCGGTCACTTCGGTGAACTGGATCACGCCGTCGGGATCGACGAGGAAAGTGGCGCGGTCGGCCAGACCCTCCTCGGGCCGCAAGACATCGAAATTGCGGGCAAGGGTCGCTGTCGGATCGCCGAGCAGCGCATAGCGGATCTTGCCGATGGCCGGCGAGGAATCATGCCATGCCTTATGAGAGAAATGGGTGTCGGTGGATATGCCAAACACCTCGACTCCGAGCCGTTCGAACTCGGCGTAATTATCGGCGAGATCTTCCAGCTCCGTCGGGCAGACGAATGTGAAGTCAGCCGGGTAGAAGAAGAAAACTGCCCACTTCCCTGCAATGTCAGAATCTGTGACCGTCGAAAACTTGCCGTTGTGGTAGGCTTCGGCCTTGAAAGATTTGATCTTGGTGTTGATTAGCGCCATCGTCATTCATCCTGAAGATATAGATCCCAGGCGAGCTTAGGGGCCGGTTGGAGATGATCGAAGAGCCGGATGCTAGCGATGCGCTGGGCCGGAAGACCGGAAGGCGCGCGGGCGTCACCCGGCCTACGGGCTTTTTGTGAACCGCCCCTCCAGCCCGGTCCGGCGCTCCTTTACCCAGACCCTGTTCGCCTCTGCCGGCCGACCGCGGAGGGCGGCGCTGTTGGCGGCGGCCACAGGAAACCCCAAGAGCTTTCGGATAAGCGAATGAACGATGCTGTTCTACCGGTCGCCTCACGGATCGACCTTTCATTTGACCACGGCAAGGGCTGCTGGCTCTACACCGCCAGCGGCGAGGCGTACCTCGATTTCGCGTCGGGGATCGCCGTCAGCTCCCTGGGGCACAGCCATTCGCATCTGGTGCGGGAGCTCAAGGCGCAGGTCGGAAAGCTCTGGCACACGTCGAACACGGTGAGGATCCCCGAGGGGGAGCGCCTGGCGCAGCGTATGGTCGACAACAGCTTCGCCGAGGTCGTCTTCTTCGCTAATTCCGGCGGCGAGGCGAACGAGGCCGCGGTTAAGATGGCGCGCCGGTTCCACACGACCTTCGGCCGGCCGGATCGCTATCGGATCGTCACCTTCGAGGGCGCGTTCCACGGCCGGTCCCTGGCGATGATTGCCGCGACAGGACATCCGCCCTATCTTGACGGCTTCGGTCCGAAAGTGGACGGCTTCGATCAGGTGCCTTTCGGCGATTGGGCGGCGCTCGAGGCGGTCATCACCCCGCAGACTGCCGCCGTGATGATCGAGCCGATCCAGGGCGAAGGCGGCCTGCGGGTCATTCCTGCCGAAGGTCTCCAGCGGTTGCGCGCCCTTTGCGACGAGAGGGGCCTGTTGTTGATCCTCGACGAGGTGCAGTCGGGCGTGGGTCGCACCGGCCGATTCTTCGCGCACGAATGGAGCGGCATCACGCCCGATATCGCCACCGTCGCCAAGGGGATCGGCGGAGGTTTTCCGATGGGCGCATGCCTGGCGACCCGCCGTGCGGCCGTCGGGATGACGCTTGGATCGCATGGCACCACCTTTGGCGGCAACCCGCTTGCAATGGCCGCCGGCAATGCGGTGCTCGACATCTTGCTGAACGACAGCTTCATGGAGCGTGTCGAACGCCGGGGGCGCGAACTGAGAGGGCGCCTGGATGAGCTGCATCGCCTGTACGGCGACTTGATCGGCGAGATCCGGGGCGAAGGTCTGTTGCAGGGCTTCAAGGCCGGGATTGACGCGGGGCAATTCGTCACCGCGCTTCGCAACGAGGGCCTGATTGCGCTTGCCGCGCGTGACAACGTCGTTCGATTTGCGCCGCCCCTTATCATTACCGGCAAGGAGATCATCAACGCCTGCACGCGGATCGAGGCCGCCTGCAAGGCCCTGCGGCAGGGAGCGGACAGCGTGCTGGCTGCGGAGTAACGCAATGAGCCGCTTCTGGAGTCCGCACGTCGCGACGTTGACGCCCTATAAGGCCGGCGAGCAGCCGGCCGATCCCGATGTGCTGAAGCTGAACACCAACGAGAACCCCTACGGGCCTTCGCCGCGTGCGATTGCAGCGATTGCGCTGGCGCTTGATCAATCCCTGGGCCTCTACCCCGAGCCGACCGCCATGCGGTTTCGCTTGGCTGTGGCGCAGCATCACGGCGTCGATCCGGCAGAGGTCTTCGTCGGAAACGGCTCCGACGAGGTGTTGGCGCATACGTTTCAGGCGCTGCTCAATCACCAACGCCCGCTGCTGTTTCCGGACATCACCTACAGCTTCTATCGCACCTATTGCGCGCTTTATGGCATCGCCTTCGTCGAAGTGCCGCTCGATCGGGATTTCCGGATCAGGGTCGAGGGTTTCAGGCGCCCCTGCGGCGCGATCATTCTTGCGAACCCCAATACACCGACGGGGATCGCTATGCCGCTCGCGGATATCGAAACCCTGTGCTCGGAACATGGCGACCAGGTCGTGGTGATCGACGAGGCCTATGTGGCGTTCGGTGCCGAGAGCGCGATCCCTCTAACACGAACCTGTCCCAATCTGCTGGTGGTCCAGACACTGTCGAAATCGCATGGCCTGGCAGGGCTTCGCGTCGGCTTCGCGGTCGGACAGGCGCCGCTGATCCAGGCGCTTGAACGGGTCAGGGACAGCTTCAACTCCTATCCGGTCGATCGGCTGGCGCAGGCCGGTGCCGTCGCGGCCTGGGAGGACCGGGAGTGGTTCGAGCGGCACCGGGACCTGATCATCGAGAACCGGGAGTATCTCGGCTCGGCGCTGCGGGAGGCCGGGTTCGAAGTGCTTTCTTCCGCTGCCAATTTTCTCTT
The sequence above is drawn from the Ochrobactrum vermis genome and encodes:
- a CDS encoding aspartate aminotransferase family protein, with protein sequence MNDAVLPVASRIDLSFDHGKGCWLYTASGEAYLDFASGIAVSSLGHSHSHLVRELKAQVGKLWHTSNTVRIPEGERLAQRMVDNSFAEVVFFANSGGEANEAAVKMARRFHTTFGRPDRYRIVTFEGAFHGRSLAMIAATGHPPYLDGFGPKVDGFDQVPFGDWAALEAVITPQTAAVMIEPIQGEGGLRVIPAEGLQRLRALCDERGLLLILDEVQSGVGRTGRFFAHEWSGITPDIATVAKGIGGGFPMGACLATRRAAVGMTLGSHGTTFGGNPLAMAAGNAVLDILLNDSFMERVERRGRELRGRLDELHRLYGDLIGEIRGEGLLQGFKAGIDAGQFVTALRNEGLIALAARDNVVRFAPPLIITGKEIINACTRIEAACKALRQGADSVLAAE
- the hisC gene encoding histidinol-phosphate transaminase translates to MSRFWSPHVATLTPYKAGEQPADPDVLKLNTNENPYGPSPRAIAAIALALDQSLGLYPEPTAMRFRLAVAQHHGVDPAEVFVGNGSDEVLAHTFQALLNHQRPLLFPDITYSFYRTYCALYGIAFVEVPLDRDFRIRVEGFRRPCGAIILANPNTPTGIAMPLADIETLCSEHGDQVVVIDEAYVAFGAESAIPLTRTCPNLLVVQTLSKSHGLAGLRVGFAVGQAPLIQALERVRDSFNSYPVDRLAQAGAVAAWEDREWFERHRDLIIENREYLGSALREAGFEVLSSAANFLFARHPKRDGAELAAALKSRGAVVRHFPGVRTGNYLRISIGSRPDCDRLLATMADILD
- the ahpC gene encoding alkyl hydroperoxide reductase subunit C, translated to MALINTKIKSFKAEAYHNGKFSTVTDSDIAGKWAVFFFYPADFTFVCPTELEDLADNYAEFERLGVEVFGISTDTHFSHKAWHDSSPAIGKIRYALLGDPTATLARNFDVLRPEEGLADRATFLVDPDGVIQFTEVTAEGIGRNAAELLRKVRAAQYVRAHPGEVCPAKWEEGETTLAPSLDLVGKI
- the ahpF gene encoding alkyl hydroperoxide reductase subunit F codes for the protein MLDAALKSQLKTYLTNIVHPIELLATPGSGPKAQELIALLDEVVSLSNGKVVRGADADNDRQPSFLIRRQGTGIGVRFAGIPLGHEFTSLVLALLHVGGHPSKAAKDILRQVEQLEGDYHFETYFALSCQSCPDVVQALNLMAVLNHRIQHTAIDGALFRQEVKDRQVMAVPVVFLNGQRFGQGRMELEEIVTKLDTGAGQRAAERIKAKEPFDVLVVGGGPAGAAAAIYAARKGIRTGIVAERFGGQVLDTAAIENFISVPHTEGPQLANHLEQHVRQYDVDIMNLQRAIRLAPTKIDGGLHELVLENGASLRARAVILATGARWRQMNVPGEQEYRNKGVAYCPHCDGPLFKGKRVAVIGGGNSGVEAAIDLAGLVAHVTLIEYDSQLRADAVLQSKLASLPNVRIVTSALTTELSGDGERVTGLIYKDRNSDNVQEVQLEGVFVQIGLVPNTEWLRGAVALTPHGEIEIDHRADTSQAGIFAAGDVTTVPYKQIVTAIGEGSKAALSAFDYLIRTVPAEEAAAA